The Methanocella sp. genome segment CATCGGATGGGCGTTCGTCGGGCCATACGTCCTGTCGTATGTCGGAGGGGTCATATGAGCGTGGCAGGGAAGCTGAAAGCCTTCGGCGAGCTGGCCATGAACTTTTTCCAGAAGCCCGTGACCGTCAGGGAGGGCTACGGCTTTACCGCGGACAATTTCCGCTGGCTCCCCCGCCGGAATGCGGACCTGTGCACGGGCTGCGGTGCCTGTAACGAGCGCTGCTCCAGCGGCGCCACGAGCCTCACCGACGCGAACGGCGTGCGGACCGTCTCCATCGACGGCTTACGCTGTATCTTCTGCGGCCGGTGCGCCGACGTGTGCCCCGAGAAGGCCCTGGAGCTGACCCTCGAGCCGAAGAAGGACGGCGAGTCGGACACGCAGCGCGTCAGCCTCTCCCGGGGCTCCGAGGAGCCGAGGCCGACCGTGGACACGCAGCTAAAACTCCAGAAGTGCCGCATCTGCGGCGAGTACATGCCCGCCACGGAAAAGTATCTGGCCGTGGTGAAGGAAAGGACGCTGAAGAACCTGAAGCCGGAGACCGCCGCCATTATCGAAAAAGATATGGAGAAGTACCTGACCGTATGCGTGAACTGCCGGCGGAAGTACAGCCTGGAGTGGGACACGCACCCGAGGAAGTTCATATGAGCGGACCGATCAAGAAATCGCCCTGGATATACCACGCGCACGCCGGCGGCTGCGTCGGCTGCGATATCGAGCTTTTAGCGTGCATGGGGCCTCGCTACGACCTGGAGAGGCTCGGCATCAAGTGGGTAGCCTCGCCAAGGTACGCCGATATTCTTCTTGTTACCGGCCCCGTGCCTCTGCACACGAAGCCTTTCCTGGAGAGGGTTTATGCCCAGACGCCCGAGCCAAAAAGAGTCATCGCCATGGGTGCCTGCGGCACGTCCTGCGGCGTGTTCATCGACGACGAGAACTATTCAATAGCCGGCCCCGTCGAGAAGATCATCCCGGTGGACGTGAAGATCCCCGGTTGCCCCCCGAAGCCCGAGGCCATCATCGATGGCATACTTAAAGTGATGAGAAAGTTTTAGCGCGCCCGCTTCGTGCGCCCGCGCGGCCAATAAATTTTTAATTCCCTAAATTGTACAGCGGAAAGGCTGTTCCGGCGGGCGCGAGTATACGTCCGGCATAAGCCATATTATTATAATAAATGCGCAATCAAAAATATATATTCTAAATATTGTTAATTTTTTAAATCGATAAACTTTTCGGGGATAAGTACACTTTAAGCAAATAAATATTTGTTTTATATCATATTTAAATGGTGATTATATATCTAAATTTTTTATAACTTATATTCATATATTTAAAAATAAGCCTCATGGCATCCTTTTTATGGTAATAACCTTCTCTTAATTTGTCTGCTTGATCTTTTAAAGACCATGATATCCTTTATAAACTCTTTTTTAAAACATTAAAATTGAGTATATAATTTGGAGATATTAATTATGATAAGCTGGGAAATACCTATAGGAGCTGCCATTGCATTCA includes the following:
- a CDS encoding 4Fe-4S dicluster domain-containing protein, producing MSVAGKLKAFGELAMNFFQKPVTVREGYGFTADNFRWLPRRNADLCTGCGACNERCSSGATSLTDANGVRTVSIDGLRCIFCGRCADVCPEKALELTLEPKKDGESDTQRVSLSRGSEEPRPTVDTQLKLQKCRICGEYMPATEKYLAVVKERTLKNLKPETAAIIEKDMEKYLTVCVNCRRKYSLEWDTHPRKFI
- a CDS encoding NADH-quinone oxidoreductase subunit NuoB, yielding MSGPIKKSPWIYHAHAGGCVGCDIELLACMGPRYDLERLGIKWVASPRYADILLVTGPVPLHTKPFLERVYAQTPEPKRVIAMGACGTSCGVFIDDENYSIAGPVEKIIPVDVKIPGCPPKPEAIIDGILKVMRKF